In Macadamia integrifolia cultivar HAES 741 chromosome 1, SCU_Mint_v3, whole genome shotgun sequence, a single window of DNA contains:
- the LOC122086295 gene encoding protein ACCELERATED CELL DEATH 6-like isoform X1: MSASTSSVNHFSYGDVYRAAENGENLSILLKFYTERQQTSPINSRGDTVLHTLILNHHIKAANELLNLQVFHGLTAKNCKGNTVLHEAAKVGALEIAMLLIQKEESLICEPNLMGETPLYLAAANGHTNMFWYLARNNSQGHTGLKRNDGCTVLHAAVMGEFYGLALQIIYCYSDLALACNNKRITTLLLLCESSSSFKSQTFYSQNNIIKAPFIPLAFLALVIYFCIPSDAAVDPPEIENGETSLLRNRIQGMIRQLVNKFRWFPYLREIDDVKQKHKLALDLAKLLIRKEVEYMEQNSPTRNIINDTLMLAARSGIVEVIDVILNECPKSIDFLDENGKNIFHLAAEYRQVGVLKLLKSRGFLTIKMVADVDNMKNTALHLAAEYADHHQEKNIEPSSQKMWREMFWFKQIKDVSLVHLLHLQNSNGKTADELFNDTHKSLLETSVQNVKEDSENSIFISTLIATINFTASFAVPGGYDQDSGLPIFSKTTTYFFSFYIYASVALFFSLLSITACLSAYLSRFHRNDFYLILPLKYLVVGNSVLFAVNYTVLAFVYALISVTNAEFRVIELAFGILAVIVVMAAVILIYVDIMFPSFCYIVDVLLHSISYHYKHKLM, from the exons ATGTCTGCATCAACTTCTTCTGTCAACCATTTTAGTTATGGAGATGTATACAGAGCAGCAGAAAATGGAGAGAACCTAAGCATTCTCCTGAAATTCTACACAGAAAGACAACAGACATCACCCATCAATAGTAGGGGTGACACAGTCCTCCATACTCTCATTCTAAATCACCACATAAAGGCTGCCAATGAGCTACTAAATTTACAAGTCTTCCATGGCCTAACTGCAAAAAATTGCAAAGGAAACACAGTACTACATGAAGCAGCAAAGGTTGGTGCTCTAGAGATTGCAATGTTATTGATCCAGAAGGAGGAAAGCCTTATCTGTGAACCCAATCTGATGGGAGAGACACCACTGTACCTGGCCGCAGCTAATGGACATACAAATATGTTCTGGTACCTAGCAAGAAATAACTCCCAGGGTCACACTGGATTGAAAAGAAATGATGGCTGTACTGTTCTTCATGCCGCCGTAATGGGCGAGTTTTATG GTCTAGCTTTACAGATAATTTATTGCTACTCAGATCTTGCTCTTGCTTGTAACAACAAGAGAATCACAACTCTTCTTCTGCTATGTGAATCGTCGTCTTCGTTCAAAAGCCAGACATTTTACTCGCAGAATAATATAATCAAGGCCCCGTTCATTCCGTTGGCATTTTTGGCATTAGTAATCTACTTCT GTATACCTTCAGATGCTGCTGTGGATCCTCCAGAAATTGAAAATGGAGAGACTTCATTGTTGAGAAACAGAATACAAG GGATGATCAGACAATTAGTTAATAAATTTAGAT GGTTTCCATATCTTAGAGAAATTGATGATGTGAAGCAAAAGCATAAATTGGCACTAGATCTGGCAAAACTCTTGATAAGAAAAGAAGTTGAATATATGGAACAGAATTCACCTACAAGAAATATAATCAATGACACTCTTATGTTAGCTGCAAGGTCTGGTATTGTGGAGGTTATAGATGTGATCCTCAATGAATGCCCCAAGTCTATTGATTTTCTTGATGAGAATGGGAAGAACATATTTCATTTAGCAGCTGAGTATAGGCAAGTGGGAGTTCTTAAGCTGTTGAAATCAAGGGGCTTTCTTACAATTAAGATGGTTGCGGATGTCGATAATATGAAGAACACAGCATTGCATCTTGCAGCAGAGTATGCTGATCATCATCAAGAGAAGAATATTGAACCATCGTCACAAAAAATGTGGCGCGAGATGTTCTGGTTCaag CAAATAAAGGATGTTTCCCTAGTTCATCTATTACATCTTCAAAATAGCAATGGCAAAACAGCAGATGAGTTATTCAATGATACCCACAAGAGCTTGTTAGAGACGAGCGTGCAGAACGTTAAGGAAGATTCAGAGAACTCCATATTCATCTCAACCTTAATTGCAACCATCAACTTCACTGCATCATTTGCTGTTCCTGGTGGTTATGACCAGGATTCTGGTCTCCCTATTTTCTCCAAAACAACaacttatttcttctcattttatATATATGCTTCAGTAGCATTGTTCTTCTCACTTTTATCCATAACTGCCTGCTTGTCCGCTTACCTGTCTCGCTTTCATAGGAATGATTTTTACCTAATCTTGCCACTCAAATACCTTGTTGTAGGCAACTCTGTCCTCTTCGCAGTGAACTATACAGTTTTAGCATTTGTATATGCACTCATATCTGTGACAAATGCCGAATTTAGAGTCATAGAACTTGCCTTTGGAATTTTAGCTGTCATAGTTGTTATGGCAGCAGTCATCCTTATCTATGTAGATATAATGTTCCCCTCCTTTTGCTACATTGTAGATGTGCTTTTGCACTCTATTTCTTACCATTACAAACACAAATTAATGTAG
- the LOC122086295 gene encoding protein ACCELERATED CELL DEATH 6-like isoform X2 — protein sequence MSASTSSVNHFSYGDVYRAAENGENLSILLKFYTERQQTSPINSRGDTVLHTLILNHHIKAANELLNLQVFHGLTAKNCKGNTVLHEAAKVGALEIAMLLIQKEESLICEPNLMGETPLYLAAANGHTNMFWYLARNNSQGHTGLKRNDGCTVLHAAVMGEFYGIPSDAAVDPPEIENGETSLLRNRIQGMIRQLVNKFRWFPYLREIDDVKQKHKLALDLAKLLIRKEVEYMEQNSPTRNIINDTLMLAARSGIVEVIDVILNECPKSIDFLDENGKNIFHLAAEYRQVGVLKLLKSRGFLTIKMVADVDNMKNTALHLAAEYADHHQEKNIEPSSQKMWREMFWFKQIKDVSLVHLLHLQNSNGKTADELFNDTHKSLLETSVQNVKEDSENSIFISTLIATINFTASFAVPGGYDQDSGLPIFSKTTTYFFSFYIYASVALFFSLLSITACLSAYLSRFHRNDFYLILPLKYLVVGNSVLFAVNYTVLAFVYALISVTNAEFRVIELAFGILAVIVVMAAVILIYVDIMFPSFCYIVDVLLHSISYHYKHKLM from the exons ATGTCTGCATCAACTTCTTCTGTCAACCATTTTAGTTATGGAGATGTATACAGAGCAGCAGAAAATGGAGAGAACCTAAGCATTCTCCTGAAATTCTACACAGAAAGACAACAGACATCACCCATCAATAGTAGGGGTGACACAGTCCTCCATACTCTCATTCTAAATCACCACATAAAGGCTGCCAATGAGCTACTAAATTTACAAGTCTTCCATGGCCTAACTGCAAAAAATTGCAAAGGAAACACAGTACTACATGAAGCAGCAAAGGTTGGTGCTCTAGAGATTGCAATGTTATTGATCCAGAAGGAGGAAAGCCTTATCTGTGAACCCAATCTGATGGGAGAGACACCACTGTACCTGGCCGCAGCTAATGGACATACAAATATGTTCTGGTACCTAGCAAGAAATAACTCCCAGGGTCACACTGGATTGAAAAGAAATGATGGCTGTACTGTTCTTCATGCCGCCGTAATGGGCGAGTTTTATG GTATACCTTCAGATGCTGCTGTGGATCCTCCAGAAATTGAAAATGGAGAGACTTCATTGTTGAGAAACAGAATACAAG GGATGATCAGACAATTAGTTAATAAATTTAGAT GGTTTCCATATCTTAGAGAAATTGATGATGTGAAGCAAAAGCATAAATTGGCACTAGATCTGGCAAAACTCTTGATAAGAAAAGAAGTTGAATATATGGAACAGAATTCACCTACAAGAAATATAATCAATGACACTCTTATGTTAGCTGCAAGGTCTGGTATTGTGGAGGTTATAGATGTGATCCTCAATGAATGCCCCAAGTCTATTGATTTTCTTGATGAGAATGGGAAGAACATATTTCATTTAGCAGCTGAGTATAGGCAAGTGGGAGTTCTTAAGCTGTTGAAATCAAGGGGCTTTCTTACAATTAAGATGGTTGCGGATGTCGATAATATGAAGAACACAGCATTGCATCTTGCAGCAGAGTATGCTGATCATCATCAAGAGAAGAATATTGAACCATCGTCACAAAAAATGTGGCGCGAGATGTTCTGGTTCaag CAAATAAAGGATGTTTCCCTAGTTCATCTATTACATCTTCAAAATAGCAATGGCAAAACAGCAGATGAGTTATTCAATGATACCCACAAGAGCTTGTTAGAGACGAGCGTGCAGAACGTTAAGGAAGATTCAGAGAACTCCATATTCATCTCAACCTTAATTGCAACCATCAACTTCACTGCATCATTTGCTGTTCCTGGTGGTTATGACCAGGATTCTGGTCTCCCTATTTTCTCCAAAACAACaacttatttcttctcattttatATATATGCTTCAGTAGCATTGTTCTTCTCACTTTTATCCATAACTGCCTGCTTGTCCGCTTACCTGTCTCGCTTTCATAGGAATGATTTTTACCTAATCTTGCCACTCAAATACCTTGTTGTAGGCAACTCTGTCCTCTTCGCAGTGAACTATACAGTTTTAGCATTTGTATATGCACTCATATCTGTGACAAATGCCGAATTTAGAGTCATAGAACTTGCCTTTGGAATTTTAGCTGTCATAGTTGTTATGGCAGCAGTCATCCTTATCTATGTAGATATAATGTTCCCCTCCTTTTGCTACATTGTAGATGTGCTTTTGCACTCTATTTCTTACCATTACAAACACAAATTAATGTAG